A stretch of the Carassius carassius chromosome 50, fCarCar2.1, whole genome shotgun sequence genome encodes the following:
- the usb1 gene encoding U6 snRNA phosphodiesterase 1 isoform X1 produces MIVNYSSSSSEDETENTSKDDSSPLRKRGKLDTENSISEPLDHGSVKRKAVKSAHSAPRLPLPDSVKEMFRESEEQWTDKSEVHGGRLRSFQHERGNWATCVFCPYNPEEAFLELLNEMMVLAASHGIPLTLSEEFHLSLSKTVVLRHHWIQPFIQSIRTGLTQFKKFFCLADKLKVYSNAEKTRTFLGMEISTGKTPLLELIKIVDETMTEFNLSTFYKDPSFHISLAWCVGDHVETLKNTCLSELQSLVDAHEDGPFYIKLNCTELRCKSGNKVFLFPLQ; encoded by the exons ATGATTGTCAATTACAGTAGTAGCAGTTCTGAAGATGAAACTGAAAACACTTCAAAAGATGATTCCTCACCTTTAAGGAAAAGAGGAAAACTTGACACTGAAAACAG CATCAGTGAACCTTTGGACCATGGATCTGTTAAAAGGAAAGCAGTCAAATCAGCCCACTCGGCACCTCGACTGCCTCTTCCTGACAGCGTGAAGGAGATGTTCAGAGAATCAGAAGAACAGTGGACTGATAAAAGTGAAGTGCATGGAGGGCGACTGCGGTCCTTCCAGCATGAGCGGGGCAACTGGGCTACATGCGTGTTCTGTCCTT ATAACCCAGAGGAGGCCTTTTTGGAGCTACTCAATGAAATGATGGTGCTTGCGGCCTCTCACGGCATCCCCCTGACCCTTTCTGAAGAATTTCACCTCAGTCTCTCAAAGACAGTGGTTCTGCGCCATCACTGGATCCAACCATTTATTCAGTCCATTCGGACTGGACTGACACAGTTCAAGAA GTTTTTCTGCTTGGCGGATAAACTGAAGGTTTATTCTAATGCTGAAAAGACTAG GACCTTCCTTGGTATGGAAATCTCCACTGGAAAAACTCCGTTGCTTGAGCTCATCAAAATAGTGGATGAAACCATGACAGAATTTAACCTTAGCACCTTTTATAAG GATCCTTCTTTCCACATAAGCCTTGCTTGGTGTGTGGGTGATCATGTGGAAACACTGAAAAATACATGTTTATCAGAATTGCAG AGTCTCGTTGACGCTCATGAAGATGGGCCATTTTACATAAAGCTCAACTGCACGGAGCTTCGCTGCAAATCAGGAAATAAAGTCTTTCTTTTCCCCCTCCAGTGA
- the usb1 gene encoding U6 snRNA phosphodiesterase 1 isoform X2 — protein sequence MFRESEEQWTDKSEVHGGRLRSFQHERGNWATCVFCPYNPEEAFLELLNEMMVLAASHGIPLTLSEEFHLSLSKTVVLRHHWIQPFIQSIRTGLTQFKKFFCLADKLKVYSNAEKTRTFLGMEISTGKTPLLELIKIVDETMTEFNLSTFYKDPSFHISLAWCVGDHVETLKNTCLSELQSLVDAHEDGPFYIKLNCTELRCKSGNKVFLFPLQ from the exons ATGTTCAGAGAATCAGAAGAACAGTGGACTGATAAAAGTGAAGTGCATGGAGGGCGACTGCGGTCCTTCCAGCATGAGCGGGGCAACTGGGCTACATGCGTGTTCTGTCCTT ATAACCCAGAGGAGGCCTTTTTGGAGCTACTCAATGAAATGATGGTGCTTGCGGCCTCTCACGGCATCCCCCTGACCCTTTCTGAAGAATTTCACCTCAGTCTCTCAAAGACAGTGGTTCTGCGCCATCACTGGATCCAACCATTTATTCAGTCCATTCGGACTGGACTGACACAGTTCAAGAA GTTTTTCTGCTTGGCGGATAAACTGAAGGTTTATTCTAATGCTGAAAAGACTAG GACCTTCCTTGGTATGGAAATCTCCACTGGAAAAACTCCGTTGCTTGAGCTCATCAAAATAGTGGATGAAACCATGACAGAATTTAACCTTAGCACCTTTTATAAG GATCCTTCTTTCCACATAAGCCTTGCTTGGTGTGTGGGTGATCATGTGGAAACACTGAAAAATACATGTTTATCAGAATTGCAG AGTCTCGTTGACGCTCATGAAGATGGGCCATTTTACATAAAGCTCAACTGCACGGAGCTTCGCTGCAAATCAGGAAATAAAGTCTTTCTTTTCCCCCTCCAGTGA